In one Acomys russatus chromosome X, mAcoRus1.1, whole genome shotgun sequence genomic region, the following are encoded:
- the LOC127185416 gene encoding homeobox protein Rhox13-like — MAHRVYCDHSCYIMSDCEEEKGGGAEPEPAASTSVSAEGGGHSCEGATGHTAASYLNDEGVPSQENKSDSGDSDLSSNEQDSSLELEQKSALLEGAALQIPSRQPSHLSNRSHRHGPRTPFHLAQWQIEEMESLFEETQYPDVLTRKELARALNVPEVKVKVWFINRRAKERKNERRAMLRNMPPGVKDFIFMTDVEELS; from the exons ATGGCCCATAGGGTCTATTGTGACCACAGCTGTTATATTATGAGTGACtgtgaggaggaaaaaggaggaggagccgAACCGGAGCCCGCAGCCTCCACCTCAGTCTCAGCTGAAGGCGGCGGACATAGCTGTGAAGGAGCCACAGGCCACACTGCCGCCTCTTACTTGAATGATGAGGGTGTTCCGAGCCAGGAGAACAAGAGTGACTCTGGAGACAGTGATTTGAGCAGCAACGAGCAGGATTCTTCTTTGGAGCTGGAGCAGAAGTCAGCCCTTTTGGAGGGGGCTGCTCTTCAGATTCCGAGTCGCCAGCCTTCTCACCTTAGCAACCGCAGCCATCGTCATGGCCCTCGAACCCCATTCCACCTCGCACAGTGGCAGATCGAGGAAATGGAAAGTCTGTTCGAGGAAACCCAGTACCCAGATGTGCTTACAAG GAAAGAGCTTGCACGAGCTTTGAATGTACCTGAAGTCAAAGTGAAG GTGTGGTTTATCAATCGGAGAGCCAAAGAGAGGAAGAATGAAAGACGCGCGATGTTAAGGAATATGCCACCCGGTGTCAAAGACTTCATTTTCATGACCGATGTGGAGGAGCTTTCTTAG